The genome window CGGTTTTTTTCAATCAGGAAATGACCGGCCCATGCGAAACCATAAGCACAGATCACCCCTGCAAGAAGACTGATTAAGGATTGAGTGAGAACCGCATGTATCAGGAATACGAAAAGCAAAGAAGTGCCAACGAAATGTAGAACGCGAGTCCCTCTCCACGAATGTTCCAGGACATAGTAGGGCCAGAATTGATCAAAGGTTTGATACCGTTTGCTCATAGGATCTATTATAGCGGAGCGCAGGCTGGAAGCCCGCGCTCCATAAAATAAGGTAAAATGTTGACGATGAAGAAGCTAATATCTTTTCTTTTATTCTTTTTCATAGTTCCCCTCACTGTATTTGCGCAAGCCGAAGAGGAACCAACTCCGGTTCAGAAAACCGGCGGACTTTTTCCTACGGAAGCACAGGCTGACGACGAGGATACGATTCCGGCAAAAAGGCCTGACACCATCAAGCCCGGAAAGCGGACACGTCCCACTTTTACGAAGGAACTGAAAATCGCCGCCCAAACGCAAAATGAGATCCGTCCGAACTACTACGTCATGGAAGGCTACGTGGATCTCCAGTACCAGGGTTTCCGCCTGCAGGCGGATCGCGCTGAGTACGATGCAAAGACCAGGGACTTGATTGCCACGGGCAACGTGGTTCTTGATCAGGCGGATCAGCATCTTACGGGAGACAGGCTGGAACTGAATCTGGAAACAAAAAAGGGTTCCATGTACAACGCGCGCGGATTTGTTCCACCGCAAATCTTTTTCTGGGGGACACGCCTGGATAAGATCGGTGAAGAAGAATACAAACTCTATGATGGAGTTTTTACAGAGTGTAATCAGATTGTTCCGCACTGGCGATTGAATACATCTTCGGCACGGATGACTATCAACGAATATATTCATTTTAAAAATTTCACTCTCAAAGCGAAGAGCATTCCCATTTTTTATTCGCCGTACATGATGTGGCCCATCAAACGGGATCGCGCTACGGGCTTCCTGTTCCCGTCATTCGGCCCCAACAGCCGCAAAGGATTCTGGGTGGGCGGTTCTTTCTTTTGGGCAATGAGCAGATCGATGGATTCGACGTACTGGATCGATCATTACGCGGATCGCGGTTTCGGCGGAGGAGCGGAATTTCGTTACGCTGCTTCCAAGGAAGAAGATGGAAATGTTAAATATTATTTTACCGATGACAGTCTACTTGGTCCTGAATGGACGGTCCATGGAGCTGTCAATCAAAAGGTGCCTGGCGGATTTGTTGCGAAAGGAGTCGTGGACTACTTCAGCAGCTTCGAATATATACGGGATTACTCCAACAATCTCTCTCGCGCGCTTTCATTGACCCGCACATTCCAGGGATTTCTTACTCGAAACTGGTCCTATTACAGCTTGAATTTTCTGAACAATTTTCAGGAAAGGGAAAGGAACACGAATTCTACAGCTTCGTTCTTTCATCTTCCGGAAGTTGAATTTCAGTCGCGAAGCCAAAAACTCGGTCCGACTCCTTTTTTCGGAAGCCTGCTGACTTCCTACGATCATCTCGGCCAGGGAACCAAAGTTCTGGACGAAAAAATTACGAATAGCTTCCATCGCTATGATATCTTTCCCAGCATTTCCTGGCCGATTACTTATCTTTCTTGGTTAACGCTGACGCCCGCGTATTCTTACCGTGTCACGCATTGGAGTGAACAGAAAAACGGCGCAGAAATTGTTGAAGATCCCCTCACGCGCCGCTATTCGGAAGTTACTCTCGACCTGCGCGGCCCTAATTTTGGAAAGGTTTTCGATACGCCGGGAAACGGATATTCCAAAAAGTGGAAGCACGCGATTGAGCCACAGGTTACATACCGTCATCGTCAGGACATAGCGAATCAAAACAACATCATCGGTGTTGATTCCGACATCGATTTTATTCAAGGAACCAGATCGGTCACTTACTCTTTGACGAATCTTCTTTACGCAAAACGGCCGGTAAAAGATGAAAAGGAATATGATCCGGACGAGTATCATTTTTACGATCCGGAGCCGCTGGAACCTCCCGTAGAATCGGCCTGGGAATTTATTTCCTGGCGTCTATCGCAGAGCTACCAGTTTGAGTCGGATTCTTTTGATCCCGAGAATCCCAATCAAGAAGCTTTTTCGCCCATCAGTTCCGTTGTGCGGGTCAATCCAAGCCAGCATTACAACGTGCAATTCTCCACCGATTACGACATCAATTTCCATCAGTTGACGCGCATTCAACTTACTTCTACGCTTCGCAGCGTTGGTCGATGGAGAAGTGACATCAGTTATGTGTATTCCAATCCATCTTCCTCCGTTCAATTGCGTCCAGGGCAGGTGCGGCAAAAACCAGGGAACTCTCTTCAGACAAACGGCGGTGTTGGACTCTGGAAGAATAGAATTGCGCTGCAGGGGGATCTCGGTTACGACATTTCGCAACACAAATTCTTGAGTGGCGGGTTTGGAGTGATGTGGAATGATGATTGTTTCAGTGTTGGTGTCCAATTCCGGCACTTTGATGAAGTCTTTCGAACCGATGGAAAGGAAAACCAGATCACATTTTCGATCAGCCTTCCGAACATCGGAAATCTCGTGAACTTCCAGAGCGGTTCTTCTTCGAGGTATTAGCGCGAATGGAATTAAAAGGGCTGATTCTCAGCGGGGGAAAAGGAACGCGATTGCGCCCCCTTACTTATACTCGCGCAAAGCAGCTGATGCCGGTCGCAAACAAGCCGATTTTGTTTTATGGATTGGAAACTCTCGCGGAAGCAGGAATCCATGACATCGGAATCATCGTCGGTGAAACAAAAGACGAAATCGTCGAAGCTGTCGGCGATGGAAAGAAATGGGGAGTGAACATCACCTATATTGATCAGCCGGAACCGCTCGGTTTGGCGCATGCCGTATTTACCGCAAAAGATTTTCTGAAGCAATCCTCTTTTGTAATGTATCTGGGGGACAACCTGTTGAAGAATGGAATCGTCTCTTTGATCGATGAATTCCGTAAAGAGCAACCGAACTCACAAATTCTTCTGGCAGCGGTTCCGAATCCTCAAAGCTTCGGTGTGGCAGAGCTGCAGAATGACCGTGTGGTTCGCCTGGAAGAAAAGCCGAAGGTGCCTCGCAGCAATTGGGCGCTGGTCGGCGTCTACATGTTCGATCATCACATCTTTGAGACGGAAGCTGTGTTGAAGCCTTCCGGTCGCGGCGAACTCGAAATCACGGACGCCATTCAATATTTGATTGATAATGGATACCGTGTTCAGCCGCATATTGTGGAAGGCTGGTGGAAAGACACAGGCAAGCTCGAAGATATGCTGGAAGCAAACCGGCTCGTGCTTGAAAATTTACCGCGATCGATTGAAGGCACTGTGGATTCCCAATCCAGAATCGATGGTCGAGTTTCCATTGGAAAAGGATCCCGGATTATCTCCAGCACGATTCGCGGGCCGGTGATCATTGGCGAGAATAGCTTGATCGATCATGCATTCATCGGACCCTTCACTTCCATTCAAGATCAGTGTGAGGTCCTTCATAGCGAAGTGCAGCATAGTATTCTGTTGAGCGGCAGTAAGATACAAAACCTGAAGAGGCGAGTGGAAGACAGTTTGATCGGCGTGAACGTAGAGATCTGCAGAAGCGAAAAACCACCGGAAGCTTATCGCTTTCTGGTGGGAGACAACAGCAGAATAGAAATATACTGAGGTTGAGATGATACGGGATGTAAAAGTAAAACAATTGAGAGTGATTCCGGACGAACGCGGACGCCTGCTGGAAATTCTCCGCTCAGATGATGAGGAATTCTTCACAAAGTTCGGCCAGGTTTATGTTTCCACCACTTATCCGGATGTGGTGAAAGCTTGGCATTATCACAAAGTACAATTGGATCACTTCGTATGCGTTCATGGCATGGTGAAACTTGTTCTTTATGATTCGCGCGAGGATTCGCCGACGCACGGCGAAATCAACGAATTCTATCTGGGCGTGCACAATCCGATCATGGTGCAGGTTCCCAATCTTGTTTACCACGGTTGGATGTGTGTGAGTGTGGAAGAAGCCATCGTTGTGAATGTTCCCACCGAACTTTATCACTACAAAGATCCGGATGAATACCGGCTCGATCCGCATGGCGGAGGAATTCCTTACGAATGGAAGCGTAAAGATCGATGACCCGGTACTTGATTACGGGTGGCGCTGGTTTTATCGGCAGTCACTTCGTGCACACTCTGCTGGAGTCTGATCCGCAAGCAGAAGTTCTCAATCTGGATTTACTTACTTACGCCGGCAATCCTGACAATTTAACTGACCTGGAAGGAAACCCGCGATACCATTTTGTTCAAGGTGATATCTGCGATCGTGAATTGATGGACCGGTTCATGGCGGAAACGGATGCGGTTGTGCACTTTGCGGCTGAATCGTTCGTAGACCGTTCGATCTACGGCGCTGCTGATTTTATCCGGACGGACGTCTATGGAACTTTTGTGCTTCTTGAGATGGCGCGCAAACATACCATTCAAAAATTTATTCACATCTCCACGGATGAAGTTTACGGCGATTGTCCAACCGGATCCTTTCAAGAAGAGGATGCTCTCCATCCGACAAATCCCTATGCAGCAAGCAAAGCAGGAGCAGATCGTCTGGCATATTCTTTTTATAAAACCTATGAACTTCCTGTGATGATCGTTCGTGCGTCAAATAATTACGGCCCCAATCAATATCCGGAGAAACTGATCCCGCTATTCATTACGAACGCGCTACAGGATATTCCGTTGCCTGTTTATGGAGATGGAAAGCAAGTCCGGGACTGGCTCTACGTTCGTGACCATTGCGATGCAATCCTATTATTATTGAAGAAGGGCGCGGAAGGGGAAGTGTACAACATCAGCACCGGTTACGAAGTAACGAACATGCAGATTACGGATAGCATTCTGAAAGTCCTAGGCAAACCTTCGTCACTCATCCATCACGTAACCGACCGTCCGGGACATGACCGCAGATATTCGATCAATTCCAATAAACTTCGGAGTTTAGGGTGGTCCCCCCAACAGAATTTGCAGTCCGGCCTGGAAGAAACAATTCGGTGGTACAAAAACAATGAAGGCTGGTGGCAAAAAATTCGTAACAAGCAAGCCGAATATCAAGAATTTTATAAGAAACATTACGGAACGATAAGCGAGAAATCATGGCAGATTCGTCCTTCCTGAATCATCGAACAGTTTTGTTTGGTTCCCGCGGAATGATCGGGAGCGCTCTGGCCAAGCAATTTGGCGGACCGGCTTTGTCCGCATACAGCCACCGGGAGCTGGACATAACGGATTATGCGGCAATGGAAAAAATCTTCTTGAGAGCAAAACCGCAACTGGTATTGAACGCTGCCGCGTTCACGCGCGTAGATGATTGCGAGAAGTTTCGAGAAACGGCATTCCTGGTGAATGCGCAAGCACCCGGACATATCGCAACGTTATGCAAAAAGTACGATGCCTTTCTGGTTCATTTTTCAACGGATTACGTGTTTGACGGCGCAGGGGACCGGCCTTACCGCGAAGATCATCCGACCAATCCGATCAACTATTACGGCACTACGAAGTGGGAAGGGGACAAAAAGATTCTGGCATCCGGTTCTTCTCATTTAATTCTCCGTACATCCTGGATTTTTGGAAAAAACGGCGATAACTATGTGAAAAAAGTTCTGAAGAGAGCGATGGCAGGAGCGAAACTGGAAGCTCCTGTTGATCAGGTAGGCGCCCCCACTTATGCCGATGATGTGGCCAATGCTGTGTTCCGTTTACTTTCGGTGAAGGCATCCGGAATCTGTCAATTCAGTAATTCGGGACATTGCAGCCGTCACGAGCAGGCGGTCACGAT of bacterium contains these proteins:
- a CDS encoding DUF962 domain-containing protein; translation: MSKRYQTFDQFWPYYVLEHSWRGTRVLHFVGTSLLFVFLIHAVLTQSLISLLAGVICAYGFAWAGHFLIEKNR
- a CDS encoding glucose-1-phosphate thymidylyltransferase, yielding MELKGLILSGGKGTRLRPLTYTRAKQLMPVANKPILFYGLETLAEAGIHDIGIIVGETKDEIVEAVGDGKKWGVNITYIDQPEPLGLAHAVFTAKDFLKQSSFVMYLGDNLLKNGIVSLIDEFRKEQPNSQILLAAVPNPQSFGVAELQNDRVVRLEEKPKVPRSNWALVGVYMFDHHIFETEAVLKPSGRGELEITDAIQYLIDNGYRVQPHIVEGWWKDTGKLEDMLEANRLVLENLPRSIEGTVDSQSRIDGRVSIGKGSRIISSTIRGPVIIGENSLIDHAFIGPFTSIQDQCEVLHSEVQHSILLSGSKIQNLKRRVEDSLIGVNVEICRSEKPPEAYRFLVGDNSRIEIY
- a CDS encoding dTDP-4-dehydrorhamnose 3,5-epimerase family protein, with protein sequence MIRDVKVKQLRVIPDERGRLLEILRSDDEEFFTKFGQVYVSTTYPDVVKAWHYHKVQLDHFVCVHGMVKLVLYDSREDSPTHGEINEFYLGVHNPIMVQVPNLVYHGWMCVSVEEAIVVNVPTELYHYKDPDEYRLDPHGGGIPYEWKRKDR
- the rfbB gene encoding dTDP-glucose 4,6-dehydratase; its protein translation is MTRYLITGGAGFIGSHFVHTLLESDPQAEVLNLDLLTYAGNPDNLTDLEGNPRYHFVQGDICDRELMDRFMAETDAVVHFAAESFVDRSIYGAADFIRTDVYGTFVLLEMARKHTIQKFIHISTDEVYGDCPTGSFQEEDALHPTNPYAASKAGADRLAYSFYKTYELPVMIVRASNNYGPNQYPEKLIPLFITNALQDIPLPVYGDGKQVRDWLYVRDHCDAILLLLKKGAEGEVYNISTGYEVTNMQITDSILKVLGKPSSLIHHVTDRPGHDRRYSINSNKLRSLGWSPQQNLQSGLEETIRWYKNNEGWWQKIRNKQAEYQEFYKKHYGTISEKSWQIRPS
- the rfbD gene encoding dTDP-4-dehydrorhamnose reductase, which gives rise to MADSSFLNHRTVLFGSRGMIGSALAKQFGGPALSAYSHRELDITDYAAMEKIFLRAKPQLVLNAAAFTRVDDCEKFRETAFLVNAQAPGHIATLCKKYDAFLVHFSTDYVFDGAGDRPYREDHPTNPINYYGTTKWEGDKKILASGSSHLILRTSWIFGKNGDNYVKKVLKRAMAGAKLEAPVDQVGAPTYADDVANAVFRLLSVKASGICQFSNSGHCSRHEQAVTILHLYGLNNFVEAVKNDDLRVQAKRPPFSVLDLTRYTETTGHTPRSWQQSTAEYIEFLKQNEHELRS